From the genome of Populus alba chromosome 10, ASM523922v2, whole genome shotgun sequence, one region includes:
- the LOC118043361 gene encoding NADP-dependent alkenal double bond reductase P2, which translates to MARPVHQLGCLVAVTGGVASYVGFYSLCSPKAGETVYVSSACGGVVQLVGQFAKMMGCYVVGSASTEEKVNLSRTKFGFDDAFNYTEHDLAAALKRYFPEGIDIYFDNVGGKMLDEAILHMKPHGRVAACGMISQYNLEEPEGIHTLVHVEDVAEGLENASSALIGVFHGHNVGKKAVRVASG; encoded by the exons ATGGCCCGGCCAGTACACCAGCTAGGGTGCCTGGTAGCTG TAACGGGAGGGGTTGCTTCTTATGTTGGCTTTTACAGCTTATGCTCTCCAAAAGCAGGAGAAACTGTATATGTTTCTTCAGCATGTGGAGGAGTCGTCCAACTAGTTGGTCAATTCGCTAAGATGATGGGATGTTATGTTGTTGGAAGTGCTAGCACTGAAGAAAAG GTTAATCTGTCAAGGACGAAGTTTGGATTTGATGATGCCTTCAACTATACAGAGCATGATTTAGCTGCAGCTTTAAAGCG GTATTTCCCAGAAGGCATAGACATCTACTTCGACAACGTGGGTGGTAAAATGCTTGATGAAGCAATCCTGCACATGAAACCTCATGGAAGGGTTGCAGCCTGTGGAATGATTTCTCAATACAATCTTGAAGAACCAGAAGGCATACACACA CTGGTCCATGTTGAAGATGTAGCTGAAGGCCTAGAAAATGCTTCTTCCGCTCTGATTGGAGTTTTCCATGGCCATAATGTGGGTAAGAAAGCTGTTCGTGTTGCTTCTGGGTAA
- the LOC118043134 gene encoding probably inactive leucine-rich repeat receptor-like protein kinase At5g48380 isoform X2: MLYASISSSSSSSGESLVDPNNYLNTTWNFQNNTEGFICRFMGIDCWHPDENRVLNIRLSDLGLEGQFPLGIKNCTSLTGLDLSHNKLSGSIPDNISNFIPFITNLDLSFNNFSGGIPTNLANCSFLNDLKLDNNRLTGKIPLELGQLDRIKVFTVTNNLLLGPIPTFIKNNIPAGSFANNLDLCGKPLSPCPAVAAKSRVGVIAASAAGGITFTSIIVGVFLFYLSRGAAKRRAEDPEGNRWAKSIKGTKGIKVSMFEKSVSKMRLSDLMKATNDFSNNNIIGAGRTGPMYKAVISDGCFLMVKRLQDSQRLEKEFVSEMKTLGNVKHRNLVPLLGFCVAKRERFLVYKFMENGTLYDKLHPLEPEIRNMDWSLRLKIAIGAARGLAWLHHNCNPRIIHRNISSKCILLDNDFEPKLSDFGLARLMNPIDTHLSTFVNGEFGDMGYVAPEYLRTLVATPKGDVYSFGVVLLELITGEKPTHVANAPESFKGSLVEWIRQLTCGPLLHTSIDKPLLGNGFDHELNQFLKVACNCVVENAKERPSMFEVHQLLRAIGERYHFTTEDDIILPADTGDTDFPDELIVADATKEV; encoded by the exons ATGCTCTACGCTTCCATTtcgtcatcatcatcttcatctgg AGAGTCTCTGGTGGATCCTAATAACTACTTGAACACTACATGGAATTTCCAAAACAATACTGAAGGCTTCATATGTAGATTTATGGGCATTGATTGCTGGCACCCTGACGAAAACAGAGTTCTGAATATCCGCCTTTCAGACTTGGGTCTTGAGGGCCAGTTCCCCCTTGGAATCAAGAATTGCACAAGCTTGACTGGCTTGGATCTTTCGCACAACAAGCTATCTGGCTCAATCCCTGATAATATCTCAAATTTTATCCCCTTTATTACAAACCTTGATCTTTCATTCAACAATTTTTCGGGTGGAATTCCAACAAATCTTGCAAATTGTAGTTTCTTGAATGATCTCAAACTTGACAACAACCGGCTAACAGGCAAGATTCCGCTGGAATTAGGCCAGCTTGATCGGATCAAGGTATTTACAGTTACCAACAATCTTCTATTAGGGCCGATCCCcacatttatcaaaaataacATCCCAGCTGGTAGCTTTGCAAATAATCTGGACCTCTGTGGAAAGCCATTGAGTCCCTGTCCAGCCGTCGCGGCCAAATCCCGTGTTGGAGTAATTGCTGCATCAGCCGCTGGCGGGATAACATTTACATCAATTATTGTTGGTGTCTTTCTGTTCTACTTGTCTCGCGGAGCGGCTAAGAGGAGGGCGGAGGATCCTGAAGGTAACAGATGGGCAAAGAGCATCAAGGGAACCAAAGGCATCAAG GTTTCCATGTTTGAGAAATCGGTTTCAAAAATGAGATTGAGTGATCTCATGAAGGCAACCAACGACTTCAGTAATAACAACATCATTGGAGCAGGAAGAACAGGACCGATGTACAAGGCAGTGATTTCTGATGGTTGCTTCCTTATGGTTAAGAGATTGCAAGACTCTCAGCGTTTAGAGAAAGAGTTTGTATCAGAGATGAAGACACTTGGGAATGTGAAACACCGTAATTTGGTCCCGCTGCTGGGCTTTTGTGTGGCAAAGAGGGAGAGATTTTTGGTGTATAAATTCATGGAAAATGGGACCCTTTATGATAAACTGCACCCGTTGGAACCTGAGATCAGGAACATGGATTGGTCCCTGAGGCTCAAAATTGCAATTGGAGCGGCTAGAGGTTTGGCATGGCTTCATCATAACTGCAATCCACGAATTATCCACAGGAACATAAGCTCCAAGTGCATACTCTTGGATAACGATTTTGAGCCAAAGTTATCTGATTTTGGCCTTGCCAGACTCATGAACCCAATCGACACACATTTGAGCACTTTCGTCAATGGGGAGTTTGGGGACATGGGTTATGTTGCTCCTGAATATCTACGGACACTTGTTGCAACGCCAAAGGGGGATGTTTATAGCTTTGGTGTGGTTCTCCTGGAGTTGATCACTGGTGAAAAGCCCACTCATGTTGCTAATGCCCCTGAAAGCTTCAAGGGAAGTTTAGTGGAGTGGATCAGACAACTGACATGTGGTCCACTTCTTCATACTTCCATTGACAAGCCTTTGCTTGGAAATGGATTCGATCACGAACTCAACCAATTTCTTAAAGTTGCTTGTAACTGCGTGGTTGAGAATGCCAAGGAGAGACCGTCAATGTTTGAGGTGCATCAGCTTCTCAGAGCTATTGGGGAGAGATACCATTTCACAACTGAAGATGATATTATATTGCCAGCTGATACAGGTGACACTGATTTCCCGGATGAACTTATTGTTGCCGATGCAACAAAGGAAGTTTAA
- the LOC118043134 gene encoding probably inactive leucine-rich repeat receptor-like protein kinase At5g48380 isoform X1, translating into MALSEKNPMVVAHILIWMVLVLLSSIISVSNATATDIACLKSVRESLVDPNNYLNTTWNFQNNTEGFICRFMGIDCWHPDENRVLNIRLSDLGLEGQFPLGIKNCTSLTGLDLSHNKLSGSIPDNISNFIPFITNLDLSFNNFSGGIPTNLANCSFLNDLKLDNNRLTGKIPLELGQLDRIKVFTVTNNLLLGPIPTFIKNNIPAGSFANNLDLCGKPLSPCPAVAAKSRVGVIAASAAGGITFTSIIVGVFLFYLSRGAAKRRAEDPEGNRWAKSIKGTKGIKVSMFEKSVSKMRLSDLMKATNDFSNNNIIGAGRTGPMYKAVISDGCFLMVKRLQDSQRLEKEFVSEMKTLGNVKHRNLVPLLGFCVAKRERFLVYKFMENGTLYDKLHPLEPEIRNMDWSLRLKIAIGAARGLAWLHHNCNPRIIHRNISSKCILLDNDFEPKLSDFGLARLMNPIDTHLSTFVNGEFGDMGYVAPEYLRTLVATPKGDVYSFGVVLLELITGEKPTHVANAPESFKGSLVEWIRQLTCGPLLHTSIDKPLLGNGFDHELNQFLKVACNCVVENAKERPSMFEVHQLLRAIGERYHFTTEDDIILPADTGDTDFPDELIVADATKEV; encoded by the exons ATGGCATTGAGCGAGAAAAATCCTATGGTTGTTGCCCATATTTTGATATGGATGGTTTTGGTTTTGCTGAGTAGTATAATATCTGTGAGTAATGCTACTGCGACTGATATAGCGTGCTTGAAATCCGTCAGAGAGTCTCTGGTGGATCCTAATAACTACTTGAACACTACATGGAATTTCCAAAACAATACTGAAGGCTTCATATGTAGATTTATGGGCATTGATTGCTGGCACCCTGACGAAAACAGAGTTCTGAATATCCGCCTTTCAGACTTGGGTCTTGAGGGCCAGTTCCCCCTTGGAATCAAGAATTGCACAAGCTTGACTGGCTTGGATCTTTCGCACAACAAGCTATCTGGCTCAATCCCTGATAATATCTCAAATTTTATCCCCTTTATTACAAACCTTGATCTTTCATTCAACAATTTTTCGGGTGGAATTCCAACAAATCTTGCAAATTGTAGTTTCTTGAATGATCTCAAACTTGACAACAACCGGCTAACAGGCAAGATTCCGCTGGAATTAGGCCAGCTTGATCGGATCAAGGTATTTACAGTTACCAACAATCTTCTATTAGGGCCGATCCCcacatttatcaaaaataacATCCCAGCTGGTAGCTTTGCAAATAATCTGGACCTCTGTGGAAAGCCATTGAGTCCCTGTCCAGCCGTCGCGGCCAAATCCCGTGTTGGAGTAATTGCTGCATCAGCCGCTGGCGGGATAACATTTACATCAATTATTGTTGGTGTCTTTCTGTTCTACTTGTCTCGCGGAGCGGCTAAGAGGAGGGCGGAGGATCCTGAAGGTAACAGATGGGCAAAGAGCATCAAGGGAACCAAAGGCATCAAG GTTTCCATGTTTGAGAAATCGGTTTCAAAAATGAGATTGAGTGATCTCATGAAGGCAACCAACGACTTCAGTAATAACAACATCATTGGAGCAGGAAGAACAGGACCGATGTACAAGGCAGTGATTTCTGATGGTTGCTTCCTTATGGTTAAGAGATTGCAAGACTCTCAGCGTTTAGAGAAAGAGTTTGTATCAGAGATGAAGACACTTGGGAATGTGAAACACCGTAATTTGGTCCCGCTGCTGGGCTTTTGTGTGGCAAAGAGGGAGAGATTTTTGGTGTATAAATTCATGGAAAATGGGACCCTTTATGATAAACTGCACCCGTTGGAACCTGAGATCAGGAACATGGATTGGTCCCTGAGGCTCAAAATTGCAATTGGAGCGGCTAGAGGTTTGGCATGGCTTCATCATAACTGCAATCCACGAATTATCCACAGGAACATAAGCTCCAAGTGCATACTCTTGGATAACGATTTTGAGCCAAAGTTATCTGATTTTGGCCTTGCCAGACTCATGAACCCAATCGACACACATTTGAGCACTTTCGTCAATGGGGAGTTTGGGGACATGGGTTATGTTGCTCCTGAATATCTACGGACACTTGTTGCAACGCCAAAGGGGGATGTTTATAGCTTTGGTGTGGTTCTCCTGGAGTTGATCACTGGTGAAAAGCCCACTCATGTTGCTAATGCCCCTGAAAGCTTCAAGGGAAGTTTAGTGGAGTGGATCAGACAACTGACATGTGGTCCACTTCTTCATACTTCCATTGACAAGCCTTTGCTTGGAAATGGATTCGATCACGAACTCAACCAATTTCTTAAAGTTGCTTGTAACTGCGTGGTTGAGAATGCCAAGGAGAGACCGTCAATGTTTGAGGTGCATCAGCTTCTCAGAGCTATTGGGGAGAGATACCATTTCACAACTGAAGATGATATTATATTGCCAGCTGATACAGGTGACACTGATTTCCCGGATGAACTTATTGTTGCCGATGCAACAAAGGAAGTTTAA